CCACGCATTAAAAACCACGTTCGGACGATAAGTAAAGAGTCTTAAGTTCCCATCAATGCCTAATCGAAGATAAGACAGTGTGCTATTGTATCGGTATGTGCCCATATCTAAATAAGGATTGCCTTTGAAAGGTCGAGCGTTGGAGAGCTCGAAATACAGTCGGTGAAAATGGTTTGTTTCGTATTCAGTTTCGGCTATGTTAAGTGTCACATTTATAACATTAACAACTTTTCGATTTAGTTCGGTGAATGAGGTTGACCAGTAACGCATAGTGTTCTTGTAATACAAAGCCAATCTTTTAGGCTCAATCACAAGACTATACACCCCGTTAACATTGTTTGTTATTGAATCCCGGCTTACGAGCTTAAACGGACCTCCATTGACCCGTAGAGATTGTCCGACTAAAAGAGTATCCGTTGGCGAATCAAAGCTTTGCCATACGAAATTACCTTTCGAGTCACGAAGGACGATGTTACCATCGTCCAGTATGGCAAAACCAACAACGCCTTTATTGGCGGTGTTGGTTTGCCATACGATGCGCCCATCTGCATCGGACAGGATGAGATTACCATCCTGGCCAAATGTGAATGTGGCATTTTCATGAACCGGGTTGCCCCGGTTCGCCTCCCAGACCCATCTCATGACGGATTGGCTACGTCTGGTTCCCATACGAAGACTGAGAGTGTATGCATTTGGAGTGGTGTTGTAGAAACAAAGTTGGAATGGGAAGGTGAATGGCAGAAGAGGACGGTATGTTGGAGCGTATTCGGACTCGGCGTCTCCAAAATCGCCTGCGTTCACGTAATGGAAGGTTTCATTGAGAGGAACAATGGCCTCAGATGAAATTATGATTGATACGAAAAAGATGAGCAACACAGGATATGAAAAAGTACTAGCCATATATGGCTACTGGTATACTGTTTTAATCGGATATATTAGAGGAAAGGGTCTGtgcatatacatacacacacataaaTATATAAGAAAAATCAATGTTTTGATTTACATCTAGCTAGATACGGAGTATATATGAAAATGCCATTGGTCAAATACCAAGTACGGAGTATCATTTAACTCGGCCCATGTTGTCTAACGTCAATTATATCCAGCGACTGTCTCTCACAAGTATTTTTTTAGATTTACACTATGATTTTATCACTTATTTTTTAAGGAGGTGATCGGACACATAATCCACGTACATTTAATAACCTATTTTACTCACACGTAACTTTGACAAATTATTATCAATTTATAGAAGTTGAGTATTAATTTGGGACAAACCAATAAATAAAGATGAACTATTAATTTGTGATATGGTCAAACGGTTGGTGGTCTGTcttctttaggggaggtcaggagttcgacccccgttgactaaatattaagaacaCAATTCCATCCCTGCAATGAAGTATccagtatccacccatgacacatttcccatatcgtttggggggtaaaggagatggggttttacttggccgtgcctttGGATCGATTTCAAGGTTTCCTCTCGGGCAGTGATGGGGACGGGGTTATTatcactgcatcggcatagtcaaaacgggagataatcgcaacgggtggtttagtccccctcgggtgatcccaatcgctgttaaaaaaaaaaatgaatgggAAGAAGAATTTTCTCTATTAAATCTAAGTTTATAtcaatatttttttaaattttgaattaCTATAGAATATTACTcggtatatagatatagattatattatattatatataaaaatactaaGATAAACATCTAAGGAATCCAAAGTTTGGAATTTGGATAGCGTTATCCGCAATAACAACATTATCAAATGTATGGGTCATAGTCATGAACGTACCCGATGCCGAACATGTTACTAGAACATATTATATATAGATTTTTGTTAACGTGAGTCTTTGTTCATTTTATTACTAAACCATATTTATGAGCTTTGCGTTACACACGGTATTTTTAAAATGCAAAAACTTTAGTATTAATACTGACTAACGACGTAAACACtattaataatcaataatcaataatcaataatcaataatgaaTAGAATTATAAtgcaacaattaattataaatagttaAAAATTACTAAATTTTATGTACTTGCTCCATAACACCAAAAATATTGATTATTGTTTAACTAAGACAACTACATGTCAATAAAATAGAGAAAAACAGTCTTGTCATCTTAATTTTGAAGCAAAGTTTATAAGTATCCAATGATCATGAATATGCCTAACTGTTATTCCAGTGAAATTTTAATCACAACGTGCCGAAAGCATCAACATTGAAAGATGAATGTAGCACAATTCAACATGTAGTACTTCATCTGTAGGTTAGACTTCATTAGACCGTTGTTGCATAATCCTGCAATATGTTGTTATTTGTTAATAATCATGTCCTTCGTGATAATTGTACATTTTACACAAAATTGACCTACCGAGAATGGACAAACAAAACGCTATACACTTTATAACATTGAAACTGCCATCATGCCCGTTTAAAACCTGTCGTTTAGAAATTGTAGAAACTATAACATACATACCTTGCTTTTGTTAAACCATAGTAGTTGAGCAACACGCCAATATGAGCATCCACATGTGCCAGGTTTTTTCACCTACAAaagattatataattataattcaaGATTAAATTTGAGATATTTAACATACAAGTTGATTCATTTTTAAGAAGAAGGAATTTACAATGTGCTTAGTCTTGACTATATATACAGCTAAAATCTTTAAAATATAGATCAAGATTGAGTCGATACCAACATCTTACTATAGGTGCTGCAAAACTTCTTTGAACATAACGTTTTGTGTTGTTTTTAATAATTCTTTATCCTTGTTTAAGATAAGCACCTTTAGTCTCTTTCTAGATGTAACTATAGACAGAGCAACATAAAGTTGTTCATGACTGAAAACAGGTTTCGGAAGAAATAAACCAACATGTGCTAAAGACAGCCCATGACTTTTACTAATTTTCAT
The window above is part of the Rutidosis leptorrhynchoides isolate AG116_Rl617_1_P2 chromosome 1, CSIRO_AGI_Rlap_v1, whole genome shotgun sequence genome. Proteins encoded here:
- the LOC139886083 gene encoding epidermis-specific secreted glycoprotein EP1-like, with amino-acid sequence MASTFSYPVLLIFFVSIIISSEAIVPLNETFHYVNAGDFGDAESEYAPTYRPLLPFTFPFQLCFYNTTPNAYTLSLRMGTRRSQSVMRWVWEANRGNPVHENATFTFGQDGNLILSDADGRIVWQTNTANKGVVGFAILDDGNIVLRDSKGNFVWQSFDSPTDTLLVGQSLRVNGGPFKLVSRDSITNNVNGVYSLVIEPKRLALYYKNTMRYWSTSFTELNRKVVNVINVTLNIAETEYETNHFHRLYFELSNARPFKGNPYLDMGTYRYNSTLSYLRLGIDGNLRLFTYRPNVVFNAWAQLYTLFDRGESEYISEDGGGRIIEDECQLPNRCGKFGLCEDSQCVGCPTPNGALAWSKDCDAKLPGCNPSSFKYYEVKGVDHFTVKFTPGTNVKLSECQRKCTKDCKCLGYFYHTGRSRCWVVNELKTLTRVRNSTSFAYIKTPIG